In the genome of Candidatus Phytoplasma solani, the window TCATTTTCTGTTTTTCCCAAGGAATCAGAATATAATTCAACATCTTTAGGAATCTCAATCTCTCCTTTTAGTCCTTGTTTTTTTCTTTGATTATCAACTTCTTCTTTTAAACTTCTTAAAGAGTTTTTCGGCATAGAACTTTCAGTAAAAATAGCTTTAACATTGTTTTTAGCTAATTTTTGAGCTAAAGTAACTATCTTATTATTGCTAGCTTCAGTTTGAGTTGAAATTCCTTGAATTGGTTCTAACTCAAATTCACATTTATTTTCTTTGCAAAAAGCTTTCCAATAAGAAAAAGCATCATGAGCAGTAACAATAATAAATTTATAACCTTTATTTTCTATTTTTTGTTTTAGTTCCTCCATCTCTTTTATAATATATTTTTTTAATTCTCCCAAGTCATCAGAATAAAATTTAAAATTTTGTTCTAAAATATTTTTATCTTCTATTGTTTTAACAATCTCTTTTTCTAAAAGAACTTTTTTTAAGTTTTGAAAAATTTCAATCCATAAATCAGGATTAAACCAAATATGAGGATCATAATCTTCTAAACCCTCTTCTTTCAATAACTTATTTTTAAATTTAGAATTTTCTAATAAACTTTTGCCTGCATCATAAAGACAATCCTTTTTGGTAAATAATTTAAAAGCATCAGGCATTTTAGCTTCTAAATGAAGTCCATTGACAACTACTAAATCAGCATTTTTAATTTTTAGGCGATCTGATAATTTAGTTTTATAATTGTGGGGATCAATTCCTACACCCATTAAAGTTTGACATTCAATACCTTTAATTTTTTTATATTTTTGGTTTTCTCCTTGTTCAACATCACCAATTAAATGTTTTACTAAATCTTGTAACATTGTAGTTGTTGTCACTATCATTTTAGTTCCATTGGTTTCTTTTTTTTCTCTTAAAAAATAAGCATAGATAGGAATTGACAAAATGAAAACAGTTATTGCTAAAATTAAAAAAGTGATAATAATTGATTTGTGCTTGTTTTTATTTTTTTGCATAAACTATTCTTGTTC includes:
- a CDS encoding metal ABC transporter solute-binding protein, Zn/Mn family encodes the protein MQKNKNKHKSIIITFLILAITVFILSIPIYAYFLREKKETNGTKMIVTTTTMLQDLVKHLIGDVEQGENQKYKKIKGIECQTLMGVGIDPHNYKTKLSDRLKIKNADLVVVNGLHLEAKMPDAFKLFTKKDCLYDAGKSLLENSKFKNKLLKEEGLEDYDPHIWFNPDLWIEIFQNLKKVLLEKEIVKTIEDKNILEQNFKFYSDDLGELKKYIIKEMEELKQKIENKGYKFIIVTAHDAFSYWKAFCKENKCEFELEPIQGISTQTEASNNKIVTLAQKLAKNNVKAIFTESSMPKNSLRSLKEEVDNQRKKQGLKGEIEIPKDVELYSDSLGKTENEEKFIDKNYKHSTYIGAFLNNIEIIKNYLGEKNYDE